In the genome of Taurinivorans muris, one region contains:
- a CDS encoding elongation factor G, with product MSNSLQNQRTYAFIGTSGCGKTSIAEMLLFQSGIINRLGSIEDGTTALDYEPEEIKRRGSIQPGFANFTWNKNPHSLIDIPGDNNFNADTELLLKAVDGAVLVIDAIDGVRPQTKKMWAYIQQEKLPTIVFINKMDRELANFDMAFNSLSTTLGMKPVVFYMPIIEHNEFVGLIDIFPAKALYFIGDGKVEEKEIPDELKDEAHLLRDISVENIAGSSEELMEKFLAEGTLSMEEIHNALRSATIHRDIVPVLVGSALANKGGRRLLNSIDAYMPSPLDRAPYEGKDGSTRKADDEACSAFVCKTLNDPFAGHINIMRVISGSLSSDSTLKNVCSGENERMSSLITLNGKVQNPCKDTLHAGAVIAVAKLKNTQTGDTLCDEKAPFEVPCPDPLPQLISYGVKAAVKGEEDKVFAAIQKLTEEDLSLKLTRDEETGDTLLSGMGQLHIEISVEKAKRRGKIEIELTTPKIPYRETIKGKVQVQGRHKKQSGGKGQFGDCFIEMEPLPRGAGYEFEDAIVGGAIPKQYIPAVDKGIQESAKRGFLAGYPVVDFKVKLYDGSYHNVDSSEMAFKLAGSVAFKKAMEELKVVLLEPIALVTISIPDEYMGDIIGDLASRRGKVLGSDTDKGVTEIKANVPMSEIMQYASDLRSMTGGQGLFLMEFDHYDEAPQPVVEKVIAEYEQSKSED from the coding sequence ATGTCAAACTCTTTGCAAAATCAACGCACGTATGCATTTATCGGAACAAGCGGCTGCGGTAAAACGTCCATTGCCGAAATGCTTTTATTTCAATCCGGCATTATCAACCGTTTAGGATCCATTGAAGACGGTACGACTGCTCTTGACTATGAGCCGGAAGAAATTAAACGCCGTGGTTCAATCCAGCCGGGTTTTGCAAATTTCACTTGGAATAAAAACCCCCATTCTTTAATTGATATTCCCGGAGACAATAACTTCAACGCCGACACGGAGCTTTTGCTCAAAGCCGTCGACGGTGCGGTATTGGTTATCGACGCCATTGACGGCGTGCGTCCTCAAACCAAAAAAATGTGGGCGTATATCCAGCAGGAAAAACTTCCGACCATTGTTTTCATCAACAAAATGGATCGGGAACTCGCTAATTTCGATATGGCGTTCAACAGCCTTTCCACCACGCTCGGCATGAAACCCGTTGTGTTCTATATGCCTATTATCGAGCATAATGAATTTGTCGGACTTATCGATATTTTCCCCGCGAAAGCCCTTTATTTCATCGGGGACGGCAAGGTCGAGGAAAAGGAAATTCCCGATGAACTCAAAGACGAAGCCCATTTGCTCCGTGATATTTCAGTGGAAAACATCGCCGGCTCAAGCGAAGAACTTATGGAAAAATTCCTTGCGGAAGGCACACTTTCCATGGAAGAAATCCATAACGCCCTGCGTTCTGCGACAATACACCGCGACATTGTGCCCGTTTTGGTGGGCAGCGCTTTGGCGAACAAAGGCGGACGCCGCCTGCTCAATTCCATTGACGCGTACATGCCTTCTCCTCTTGATAGGGCTCCTTACGAAGGCAAAGACGGCAGCACCCGCAAGGCGGACGATGAAGCTTGTTCCGCTTTTGTCTGCAAAACCCTCAACGATCCTTTTGCGGGACACATCAATATCATGCGCGTGATTTCCGGTTCCCTTTCTTCCGATTCCACCCTTAAAAACGTCTGCTCCGGTGAAAATGAAAGAATGAGTTCCTTAATCACCCTGAACGGAAAAGTGCAAAATCCATGCAAAGACACATTGCACGCAGGAGCGGTTATCGCTGTCGCAAAGCTTAAAAATACGCAAACAGGCGATACCCTTTGCGATGAAAAAGCACCCTTTGAAGTGCCTTGTCCGGACCCGCTTCCGCAGCTTATCAGCTATGGCGTAAAAGCCGCCGTAAAGGGTGAGGAAGATAAAGTTTTTGCCGCAATACAAAAACTCACGGAAGAAGATTTAAGCCTGAAACTCACCCGTGACGAAGAAACGGGCGACACCCTCCTTTCCGGCATGGGACAGCTGCATATTGAAATTTCCGTTGAAAAGGCGAAACGCCGCGGCAAAATCGAAATCGAGCTTACCACGCCGAAAATTCCTTACCGCGAAACCATCAAAGGCAAAGTGCAAGTGCAGGGCAGACATAAAAAACAATCCGGCGGAAAAGGCCAGTTCGGGGACTGCTTTATTGAAATGGAACCGCTGCCGCGCGGTGCAGGCTATGAATTTGAAGACGCCATTGTCGGCGGCGCAATTCCGAAACAATATATTCCCGCTGTTGACAAAGGTATTCAGGAAAGCGCAAAACGCGGTTTCCTTGCCGGTTATCCGGTCGTCGACTTCAAAGTGAAACTCTATGACGGCTCTTACCACAACGTGGACTCTTCCGAAATGGCGTTCAAATTAGCCGGTTCCGTCGCTTTCAAAAAAGCCATGGAAGAATTGAAAGTCGTTCTTCTGGAACCTATCGCCCTTGTCACCATTTCCATTCCTGACGAATATATGGGGGATATTATCGGCGATTTGGCTTCAAGGCGCGGAAAAGTTTTAGGCTCCGACACAGACAAAGGCGTTACTGAAATCAAAGCCAATGTGCCTATGAGCGAAATCATGCAATATGCTTCGGATTTAAGAAGCATGACCGGCGGACAAGGCTTATTCCTCATGGAGTTTGACCATTACGACGAAGCTCCGCAGCCCGTTGTGGAAAAAGTCATTGCCGAATACGAACAAAGCAAGTCGGAAGATTAA
- a CDS encoding ATP-binding protein, whose amino-acid sequence MKCTRCKATAIIDLPSHNSAFCEECFIRFFEKQVQKGIEQHNLLEKGEKVLVALSGGKDSLALALVLSRLGYDVTGLHIDLSIGISSEKARAVVERFCEKHAIPLIIKEMEKEGLAIPKVKARLNRPICSACGKIKRYYFNQTARELGFDALATGHNLDDEIARLTSNTLRWDRAYLSDQGPVLPDEEGFRKKIKPLWRLSEYETAHYAFLMDIENHYAPCPYSTGASFSVLKSLWIDLELAMPGRKLDFYQGFLERGKPAFFTEEQNKGKELSPCPRCGYPTSSGDLCGVCRIKLAVQENG is encoded by the coding sequence ATGAAGTGTACACGCTGTAAAGCCACTGCCATTATTGATTTGCCCTCACACAATTCAGCATTTTGTGAGGAATGCTTTATCCGTTTTTTTGAAAAACAAGTCCAAAAAGGCATTGAACAGCATAATCTTCTTGAAAAAGGCGAAAAAGTGCTCGTCGCCCTTTCCGGAGGCAAGGATTCCCTTGCCCTCGCTCTTGTTCTTTCGCGTTTGGGCTATGACGTTACGGGGTTGCATATCGACCTTTCCATTGGTATTTCTTCTGAAAAGGCACGGGCGGTGGTGGAACGTTTTTGCGAAAAACACGCCATTCCCTTAATCATAAAAGAAATGGAAAAAGAGGGGCTCGCCATTCCGAAAGTCAAAGCCCGCCTTAACCGCCCGATCTGTTCCGCATGCGGAAAAATCAAACGCTATTATTTCAACCAGACCGCCCGCGAACTCGGCTTTGACGCTTTAGCCACCGGACATAATCTGGACGACGAAATCGCCCGCCTCACGAGCAATACCCTGCGCTGGGACAGAGCTTATTTAAGCGACCAAGGACCGGTTCTTCCCGATGAGGAAGGGTTCCGCAAAAAAATCAAACCCCTCTGGCGGCTGAGCGAATATGAAACCGCCCACTATGCTTTTTTAATGGACATAGAGAACCATTACGCCCCATGTCCTTACAGCACGGGGGCGAGCTTCTCCGTCCTGAAAAGCCTTTGGATTGATTTGGAACTTGCCATGCCGGGACGTAAGCTTGATTTCTATCAGGGCTTTTTGGAAAGGGGTAAACCTGCGTTTTTTACGGAAGAGCAAAACAAGGGAAAAGAATTGAGCCCTTGCCCCCGATGCGGTTACCCCACGTCTTCCGGAGATTTGTGCGGAGTATGCAGGATAAAACTTGCCGTGCAGGAAAATGGCTGA
- a CDS encoding TAXI family TRAP transporter solute-binding subunit, whose protein sequence is MHKIFNRFALALLGLGMFFTPVSAEAKTTFITIGTGGITGVYYPTGGAIAKIVNDRADEFGIKATAEATGASIFNINAVKGGNLDFGIAQADSQYLAYNGKGEWENAPIAELRSVFSLAPEMITFVVAEDSGIKSIDGVKGKTINIGNPGSGNRQNAIDIFNALGINYEKDFKAESLKAADAPRMLQDGRIDGFFYTVGHPNGNIKEATAGMRKARIIPIPEIKALFDVAPYYSMDSIDMAQYPEATNASEGKIPTVGMKATLITSANVDEEVVYNLTKAVFENLEELRTLHPALANLTKEGMLEGLSAPLHKGAERYYKEVGLIK, encoded by the coding sequence ATGCATAAAATTTTTAACCGCTTTGCTCTTGCTTTGTTGGGTCTCGGCATGTTTTTCACGCCGGTAAGCGCAGAAGCCAAAACAACATTCATCACCATCGGAACAGGCGGTATTACCGGAGTGTATTACCCTACCGGCGGCGCTATCGCAAAAATCGTGAATGACAGGGCTGACGAATTCGGAATCAAAGCAACCGCCGAAGCGACAGGCGCTTCTATTTTCAACATCAATGCGGTGAAAGGCGGAAACCTTGATTTCGGTATCGCCCAAGCTGACAGCCAATATCTGGCATATAACGGCAAAGGAGAATGGGAAAACGCCCCCATTGCCGAACTCCGCTCCGTATTTTCCCTGGCTCCTGAAATGATTACTTTTGTCGTTGCGGAGGATTCCGGCATTAAAAGCATTGACGGCGTAAAAGGAAAAACAATCAATATCGGCAACCCCGGTTCCGGAAACCGCCAAAACGCCATTGATATTTTCAACGCCCTCGGCATCAACTATGAAAAAGATTTCAAAGCGGAAAGCCTGAAAGCCGCCGATGCTCCCCGCATGCTCCAAGACGGACGTATTGACGGCTTCTTCTATACTGTCGGACATCCGAACGGAAACATCAAAGAAGCGACTGCGGGCATGAGAAAGGCGCGTATCATCCCTATTCCTGAAATCAAAGCCCTTTTCGACGTCGCTCCTTACTATTCCATGGACAGTATCGACATGGCGCAATATCCGGAAGCAACCAACGCAAGTGAAGGCAAAATCCCCACTGTCGGTATGAAAGCAACCCTCATCACTTCCGCCAATGTTGACGAAGAAGTTGTTTATAACCTTACCAAAGCGGTTTTTGAAAATCTCGAGGAACTCCGCACGCTCCACCCCGCCCTTGCCAACCTTACCAAAGAAGGCATGCTTGAAGGTTTGTCCGCTCCGCTCCATAAGGGCGCTGAACGGTATTATAAAGAAGTCGGCTTAATAAAATAA
- a CDS encoding TRAP transporter permease produces MKRKKESAFKPDSYREEMLKVEHGLRGEGSGFTENLTLIIGLMWSLFQLASAGFILIDAIFVRAIHLTFAISLVYLNIPMLKQGKTGDWDKRILLAMNRVTVIDYIFAIFAAFSALYIILDYTGIASRAGLPITRDLIFGFLLIILLLEATRRVIGPALPTIATVFIVYVFSGPYLPDFLAFKGANISRFISQMTMDSEGIYGVPLQVSATVVFLFVLFGTMLERAGGGQFFIRLAIAGLGHFKGGAAKAAVLGSALTGMISGSSIANVVTTGTFTIPLMKKMGYPSAKAAAIEVAASTNGQLAPPVMGAAAFIIAEYVNVPYIEVAKAAAIPAFASYVALLWITHVEASKLGMQGLPKSALPNAKETLKEGWIFLIPICMLLYELIFAQHSAEMSVFRAICVLSVMMLGTSFIRNRIYGLSRFECAKLALKEWLLSLSAGATNMAGVALATACAGIIVGCISLGLGQQITTFVEILSMNNIILLLAITAIASLLLGMGLPTTANYIIMASLTAPILVRLASNVDIHGVDLAVPLLAAHLFCLYFGILADDTPPVGLAAYAGAAIAEASPITTGIQGFWYDIRTAILPLMFFFNHDIILWNIHSFPMGMFIFGMTCLGTVCFASFTQGWFVNKNNTLDKIILALCTVLFLNPFLITGFILPYEYRYAGSLVGMALMVFVYCTQKARPNTVKPLKMPKYESI; encoded by the coding sequence ATGAAAAGAAAAAAAGAATCAGCATTTAAACCCGACTCCTATCGCGAAGAAATGCTCAAGGTCGAGCACGGGCTTCGGGGGGAAGGATCCGGCTTTACAGAAAACCTGACCCTCATTATCGGGCTCATGTGGTCTTTATTCCAACTCGCGTCAGCAGGTTTCATTCTTATTGACGCCATTTTCGTCCGTGCAATTCATTTGACTTTTGCCATCAGTTTGGTTTACCTCAATATTCCCATGCTCAAGCAAGGCAAAACAGGCGACTGGGACAAGCGCATTTTGCTGGCGATGAACAGAGTTACCGTCATTGACTATATTTTTGCGATTTTTGCGGCTTTTTCCGCCCTTTATATCATTCTTGATTATACGGGTATCGCCTCACGCGCGGGGCTTCCCATCACCCGCGACTTGATTTTCGGCTTTTTGCTGATCATTTTATTGCTGGAAGCGACACGCCGCGTTATCGGCCCCGCTCTTCCGACTATCGCCACAGTTTTTATCGTGTATGTTTTTTCAGGTCCGTATTTGCCTGATTTTCTGGCTTTCAAAGGAGCGAACATTTCCCGTTTCATTTCGCAAATGACCATGGATTCCGAGGGAATTTACGGAGTCCCTCTGCAGGTTTCCGCAACGGTCGTTTTTCTCTTCGTTTTGTTCGGCACCATGCTTGAACGGGCGGGCGGAGGACAATTTTTTATCCGGCTCGCCATTGCGGGCTTAGGGCATTTCAAAGGCGGCGCCGCCAAAGCCGCTGTTTTGGGCAGCGCCCTGACAGGCATGATTTCCGGTTCGAGCATTGCAAACGTTGTGACAACCGGTACGTTTACCATCCCTCTTATGAAAAAAATGGGCTACCCTTCGGCAAAAGCGGCGGCTATTGAAGTTGCCGCCTCGACCAACGGACAGCTCGCCCCTCCGGTCATGGGCGCCGCAGCCTTTATTATTGCGGAATACGTCAACGTTCCTTATATCGAAGTCGCCAAAGCCGCCGCCATTCCCGCGTTTGCGTCTTATGTGGCTTTGCTTTGGATCACCCACGTCGAGGCGAGCAAGCTCGGCATGCAGGGACTTCCCAAGTCAGCCTTGCCAAACGCCAAGGAAACCCTCAAAGAAGGGTGGATTTTTTTAATTCCTATCTGCATGCTGCTCTATGAACTCATTTTCGCGCAGCATTCAGCCGAAATGAGCGTTTTCAGAGCGATTTGCGTCCTAAGCGTCATGATGCTCGGGACAAGTTTCATCCGAAACCGCATATACGGGCTTTCCCGTTTCGAATGCGCGAAACTGGCGCTCAAAGAATGGCTTCTGTCCCTTTCGGCAGGCGCTACCAACATGGCGGGAGTCGCCCTTGCCACGGCCTGCGCCGGCATTATCGTCGGCTGCATTTCTCTCGGTCTCGGACAGCAAATCACGACATTTGTCGAAATCCTGTCCATGAACAATATCATACTGCTCCTTGCCATTACCGCCATTGCCAGTCTTTTGCTGGGTATGGGGCTGCCCACCACCGCAAACTATATCATCATGGCATCGCTCACCGCTCCTATTTTGGTCCGTCTTGCCTCCAATGTGGATATTCACGGCGTGGACCTTGCCGTTCCGCTTTTAGCCGCCCACTTGTTTTGCCTGTATTTCGGCATCTTAGCGGACGATACGCCTCCCGTAGGCCTTGCCGCCTATGCGGGAGCCGCCATTGCCGAAGCCTCCCCTATCACTACCGGTATCCAAGGCTTTTGGTATGACATCAGAACGGCGATTTTGCCTTTGATGTTCTTTTTCAACCATGACATCATTTTATGGAATATTCATTCATTCCCCATGGGAATGTTCATTTTCGGAATGACGTGCCTTGGAACTGTCTGTTTCGCCTCTTTTACACAGGGCTGGTTCGTTAATAAAAACAATACGTTGGACAAAATCATTTTGGCACTTTGCACAGTTCTTTTCCTCAATCCGTTTTTAATCACCGGGTTTATTCTTCCTTATGAATACCGCTATGCCGGCTCCCTAGTCGGCATGGCACTTATGGTTTTCGTTTATTGCACGCAAAAAGCGCGCCCCAATACGGTTAAACCTTTAAAAATGCCAAAATATGAAAGCATATAA
- a CDS encoding Na+/H+ antiporter NhaC family protein: MNTPSPKASALLPLIVFLILFIGTGAYLTFQNVNMAFYQLSAAVAIVPAIIIAIAQFKGKLNQRIALFLQGVGESNIITMSFIYIMAGAFAAVAKSIGGVDATVNFGLSLIPVDFIVPGFFIIAAFIATAMGTSMGTIAAIAPIGLGISSQTEISSALMLGVIVGGAMFGDNLSMISDTTIAATRTQNCEMKDKFIFNSKIALPTAIVTIVLLYFTTSSPSAVEIHDYEFIKVLPYITILVMAVCGVNVFVVLLTGIVFSGIIGIYSIEDYGFLTFSQHVYNGFASMNEIMILSMMLGGLGELIKQNGGIAFVLQAIDKFAKKNSDEHSPKTGEWSIAALVSFADICLANNTVAIILTGGLAKEIKDKSKIDPRRSASILDMASCVFQGLIPYGAQLLLAGSLSKISPMEIAVNNWYCILLALAVILSISFGFPKNKA; the protein is encoded by the coding sequence ATGAATACACCAAGCCCTAAAGCTTCTGCTTTATTGCCACTTATCGTATTTTTAATACTTTTCATAGGAACCGGTGCATATTTAACCTTTCAAAATGTCAATATGGCATTTTATCAGCTTTCCGCCGCCGTCGCTATCGTTCCTGCCATCATTATCGCCATCGCGCAGTTCAAAGGCAAGCTCAACCAGAGAATCGCCCTTTTCCTGCAAGGCGTCGGCGAAAGCAATATCATTACCATGAGTTTCATTTATATTATGGCGGGCGCTTTCGCTGCCGTGGCAAAATCCATTGGAGGCGTCGACGCGACAGTGAATTTCGGGCTGTCTTTAATCCCCGTTGATTTCATTGTTCCCGGATTTTTCATTATTGCCGCCTTTATTGCCACAGCAATGGGAACAAGTATGGGAACCATAGCCGCCATCGCCCCGATCGGGCTCGGTATCAGCTCACAGACAGAAATCAGTTCTGCGCTTATGCTTGGCGTGATTGTAGGCGGAGCAATGTTCGGCGACAACCTTTCCATGATTTCCGACACCACCATTGCGGCGACAAGAACACAAAACTGTGAAATGAAAGATAAGTTCATTTTTAACTCCAAAATCGCCCTGCCAACCGCAATTGTCACTATCGTTCTTCTTTATTTTACGACATCCAGCCCCTCAGCCGTTGAAATTCACGACTACGAATTTATAAAAGTTCTTCCGTATATTACTATTTTAGTCATGGCAGTCTGCGGAGTGAATGTTTTTGTCGTTCTTTTGACCGGAATAGTTTTCAGCGGCATAATCGGCATTTATTCCATTGAAGATTACGGATTTTTAACGTTCAGCCAACACGTTTACAACGGTTTCGCAAGCATGAACGAGATTATGATACTTTCCATGATGCTTGGCGGACTTGGCGAACTTATCAAACAAAACGGCGGTATCGCCTTTGTTTTGCAAGCCATTGACAAATTCGCAAAAAAGAACAGCGACGAACACAGCCCCAAAACCGGTGAATGGAGCATAGCAGCCCTTGTGAGCTTTGCCGATATTTGCCTTGCGAACAATACTGTCGCCATTATTTTAACAGGCGGGCTCGCCAAAGAAATCAAAGACAAAAGCAAAATCGACCCCCGCCGTTCCGCAAGCATTCTCGATATGGCTTCCTGCGTATTTCAGGGACTTATCCCCTATGGCGCCCAGCTTTTGCTTGCAGGTTCCCTATCCAAAATATCGCCTATGGAAATTGCCGTGAACAACTGGTATTGCATTCTTCTTGCTCTTGCCGTCATCTTATCCATCAGCTTCGGATTTCCCAAGAACAAGGCTTAA
- a CDS encoding sodium-dependent transporter, giving the protein MTKQSREELATRLGFLLLSAGCAIGLGNVWRFPYIAGLYGGAYFLATYFFFLLAVGLPIIIMEFAIGRASRKNMGNALHMLEPIGTKWHKSGCFALIGSTILMMFYVPVSSWLIAYCYHTATGALNLPPQEVGTFFGTMLAEPIPMISWSLLVIAIGVGVCSLGVQKGVEKIVKILMLGLLVLLIVLAGNSLSLSGAGEGIRFYLAPSWERVMSAGFFNMVNDAMNQAFFTLSVGIGAMLIFGSYLNKNKALTGEAVYIVGLDTFVAIMAGFIIFPACFTYGVQPNAGPGLIFITLPNVFNEMPAGNFWGTLFFIFMAAASLTTVIAVFENIISYYMDVHEWSRRKATVVTGVSITVLMLPCIFGFNIWSHIAPLGEGSNILDLEDFIISNNMLPIGSFLILLFCTSRYGWGYDKFLEEANIGEGMKFPRCLRFYLSYILPAIMFFVFIQGYARFF; this is encoded by the coding sequence ATGACGAAACAATCAAGAGAAGAACTTGCCACACGCCTCGGCTTTCTGCTCCTTTCAGCCGGCTGTGCCATCGGACTTGGAAACGTTTGGCGTTTTCCTTATATTGCGGGGCTTTATGGCGGCGCATACTTTTTAGCAACCTATTTTTTCTTCTTGCTTGCCGTGGGGCTTCCTATCATCATCATGGAATTTGCCATCGGGCGCGCTTCCCGAAAAAATATGGGCAATGCCCTGCACATGCTTGAACCTATCGGTACAAAATGGCATAAATCAGGCTGTTTCGCACTTATCGGTTCAACCATACTGATGATGTTCTATGTGCCGGTTTCAAGCTGGCTTATCGCCTACTGCTATCACACGGCGACGGGGGCTCTGAACTTGCCTCCGCAGGAAGTAGGCACGTTTTTCGGCACCATGCTTGCAGAACCGATACCCATGATCAGCTGGTCTTTGCTTGTCATCGCAATCGGCGTCGGCGTCTGCTCTCTCGGAGTGCAAAAAGGCGTTGAAAAAATCGTTAAAATCCTCATGCTCGGCTTACTCGTTCTGTTGATCGTGCTTGCAGGAAATTCCCTTTCCCTTTCCGGCGCCGGCGAAGGCATACGTTTTTACCTTGCTCCCTCTTGGGAACGGGTGATGAGCGCGGGCTTCTTCAATATGGTCAACGACGCCATGAACCAAGCATTTTTCACCTTGAGCGTCGGTATCGGGGCTATGCTGATTTTCGGTTCATACCTCAACAAAAACAAAGCCCTCACCGGCGAAGCCGTTTATATCGTGGGTTTGGATACGTTCGTCGCCATTATGGCAGGTTTCATCATTTTCCCCGCCTGCTTCACTTACGGGGTTCAGCCCAATGCCGGTCCAGGACTAATTTTCATCACGCTTCCGAACGTTTTTAATGAAATGCCCGCCGGTAATTTCTGGGGAACATTATTCTTCATTTTTATGGCGGCGGCTTCCCTCACCACTGTCATTGCTGTTTTTGAAAACATCATTTCCTATTATATGGACGTGCACGAATGGTCACGCAGAAAAGCGACCGTTGTGACGGGTGTTTCCATTACCGTTCTCATGCTCCCCTGTATTTTCGGTTTCAACATCTGGTCGCATATCGCCCCCTTAGGCGAGGGTTCCAATATTTTGGATTTGGAAGATTTCATCATCAGCAACAACATGCTGCCTATCGGCTCTTTTCTCATTCTTCTTTTCTGCACAAGCCGTTACGGTTGGGGATACGATAAATTCCTTGAAGAAGCGAATATCGGCGAAGGCATGAAATTCCCCCGCTGCCTGCGGTTTTATCTGAGTTATATCTTGCCTGCCATCATGTTCTTTGTCTTCATTCAGGGATATGCCCGTTTTTTCTAA
- a CDS encoding sodium-dependent transporter, whose amino-acid sequence MNKTRDQLASRLGFLLLSAGCAIGLGNVWRFPYVVGKYGGLLFLVAYFFFLLAVSLPIMVMEFSAGRASQKTMARCYHELSPTKSWRMFSWFGYVGPFVLMMFYIPIAGWLVSYCYNIAIGTLAPLNPQEVGAYFENMLAQPIPMYVWGLIVTGICYVICALGVQKGIERYAKFMMMGLLFILLVLAGHSLTLSGVKEGLTFYLAPNFEKIQEAGLFNMINDAMNQAFFTLSVGMGGMMIFGSYLNKEKSLTGEALYIGALDTFVAFMAGIIIFPACFTFGVEPGAGPSLIFITLPNVFNEMNGGLFWGTLFFVFMSFAALTTVIGVMESIIAYSMDALHWSRKKSININFGAMFFLILPCILGFSVWSGIKPFGEGSVILDLLDFIVSNNILPLGGLILLLFCTHKSGWGFENFCKEADTGSGAKFPKWLYFYLAYILPFIIGIIILQGYSRFF is encoded by the coding sequence ATGAACAAAACAAGAGATCAACTCGCATCACGCTTAGGCTTTCTTCTGCTTTCCGCAGGCTGCGCCATCGGGCTTGGAAACGTTTGGCGTTTTCCCTATGTCGTCGGCAAATACGGAGGACTTCTCTTCCTTGTCGCCTACTTTTTCTTTTTGCTTGCAGTAAGCTTGCCTATCATGGTCATGGAGTTTTCCGCGGGACGCGCCTCGCAAAAAACAATGGCGCGCTGTTATCATGAACTCAGCCCCACCAAGAGCTGGCGCATGTTCAGCTGGTTCGGTTACGTTGGTCCGTTTGTTTTGATGATGTTTTATATTCCCATTGCAGGCTGGCTTGTCAGTTATTGCTACAATATCGCCATCGGCACCCTCGCCCCGCTGAACCCGCAGGAAGTCGGCGCGTATTTTGAAAATATGCTCGCGCAGCCGATCCCCATGTATGTCTGGGGGCTTATCGTCACGGGCATTTGCTATGTGATTTGCGCCCTCGGTGTGCAAAAAGGCATTGAACGCTATGCAAAATTCATGATGATGGGTCTTTTATTCATTCTCCTCGTTCTTGCAGGGCATTCGCTCACCCTTTCGGGCGTGAAGGAAGGCTTGACGTTTTATCTCGCCCCTAACTTTGAAAAAATTCAGGAAGCGGGTCTTTTCAATATGATTAACGATGCCATGAACCAAGCGTTCTTCACTCTCAGCGTCGGCATGGGCGGCATGATGATTTTCGGCTCTTACCTCAATAAGGAAAAATCTCTCACCGGCGAAGCTCTGTACATCGGCGCATTGGACACCTTTGTCGCCTTCATGGCAGGTATCATCATTTTCCCTGCCTGTTTCACGTTCGGGGTTGAGCCGGGCGCGGGTCCAAGCCTTATTTTTATCACCTTGCCCAACGTTTTCAATGAAATGAACGGCGGTTTGTTTTGGGGCACGTTGTTCTTTGTTTTCATGTCTTTCGCAGCCCTGACAACCGTTATCGGCGTTATGGAAAGCATTATCGCTTACAGCATGGACGCCCTGCACTGGAGCAGGAAAAAATCCATCAATATCAATTTCGGCGCCATGTTCTTCCTTATTCTTCCTTGTATTCTGGGCTTCAGCGTCTGGAGCGGCATCAAACCATTCGGTGAAGGTTCCGTCATTCTCGACCTTTTGGACTTCATCGTAAGCAACAATATTCTGCCTCTCGGAGGATTGATTCTCTTATTGTTCTGTACCCATAAATCCGGCTGGGGCTTTGAAAACTTCTGCAAGGAAGCCGACACGGGAAGCGGGGCGAAATTCCCCAAATGGCTGTATTTTTATCTTGCCTATATTTTGCCGTTCATCATCGGTATCATCATTTTGCAAGGTTATTCACGGTTCTTTTAA